A region from the Amycolatopsis camponoti genome encodes:
- a CDS encoding alpha,alpha-trehalose-phosphate synthase (UDP-forming) translates to MSDQKENGNQADFVVVANRLPVDLERSTDGERRWTASPGGLVSALEPFLRSRKGAWVGWPGIPDVDVDEFDDDGLVLHPVSLSADEVRDYYEGFSNATLWPLYHDVVERPVFDRVWWNSYVKVNQRFAKASAEVAAPGATVWIQDYQLQLVPAMLRELRPDLRIGFFLHIPFPPVELFMQMPWRAAIIRGLTGADLVGFHRPGGAQNFLWLCRQLIGLESTRGAVGVRSRPGTMQVGDRTVRVGAFPISIDAAGLDTLARTKGVQERAAQLRRDLGNPKIVMLGVDRLDYTKGIDLRLQALHELLHEGRLQPDDVTFVQLATPSRERVEHYQRMRGEIEQMVGRINGEFSRVGHPVVHYLHQSVDRTELAAFFTAADVMVVTPLRDGMNLVCKEYVAARHDLGGALVLSEFAGAAAELSSAFLVNPHDLDGVKDALVAAITLDPAEGRRRMRAMRRQVLTHDVDRWARSFLQALGAEAVD, encoded by the coding sequence GTGAGTGACCAGAAGGAGAACGGGAACCAGGCCGACTTCGTCGTGGTGGCGAACCGGCTACCGGTCGACTTGGAACGCAGCACCGACGGCGAGCGCCGGTGGACGGCGAGCCCGGGTGGCCTGGTGTCGGCCCTCGAGCCGTTCCTGCGGTCGAGGAAGGGCGCTTGGGTCGGCTGGCCGGGCATCCCGGACGTCGACGTCGACGAGTTCGACGACGACGGCCTGGTGCTGCACCCCGTCTCGCTGAGCGCCGACGAGGTCCGCGACTACTACGAGGGCTTCTCCAACGCGACGCTCTGGCCGCTCTACCACGACGTCGTCGAGCGCCCGGTGTTCGACCGGGTGTGGTGGAACAGCTACGTCAAGGTGAACCAGCGGTTCGCGAAGGCCAGCGCCGAGGTCGCCGCACCGGGCGCGACCGTCTGGATCCAGGACTACCAGCTCCAGCTGGTGCCGGCGATGCTGCGCGAGCTCAGACCGGACCTGCGCATCGGCTTCTTCCTGCACATCCCGTTCCCGCCGGTCGAGCTGTTCATGCAGATGCCGTGGCGCGCCGCGATCATCCGCGGCCTCACCGGCGCCGACCTCGTCGGCTTCCACCGCCCCGGCGGGGCGCAGAACTTCCTCTGGCTGTGCCGCCAGCTGATCGGCCTCGAGTCGACGCGCGGCGCGGTCGGTGTCCGGTCGCGGCCGGGCACCATGCAGGTCGGCGACCGGACCGTCCGGGTCGGCGCCTTCCCCATCTCCATCGACGCCGCCGGCCTCGACACCCTCGCCCGCACGAAGGGCGTCCAGGAGCGGGCCGCGCAGCTGCGGCGCGACCTCGGCAACCCGAAGATCGTGATGCTCGGCGTCGACCGCCTCGACTACACCAAGGGCATCGACCTGCGCCTGCAAGCGCTCCACGAGCTGCTCCACGAGGGCAGGCTGCAGCCGGACGACGTCACGTTCGTCCAGCTCGCCACCCCCAGCCGCGAGCGCGTCGAGCACTACCAGCGGATGCGCGGCGAGATCGAGCAGATGGTCGGCCGGATCAACGGCGAGTTCTCCCGCGTCGGCCACCCGGTCGTCCACTACCTGCACCAATCGGTCGACCGCACCGAGCTGGCCGCCTTCTTCACCGCGGCGGACGTCATGGTCGTGACGCCGCTGCGTGACGGGATGAACCTCGTCTGCAAGGAGTACGTCGCGGCCCGGCACGACCTCGGGGGCGCGCTCGTGCTGAGCGAGTTCGCCGGCGCGGCCGCCGAGCTCTCTAGCGCATTCCTCGTCAACCCCCACGACCTGGACGGGGTGAAG